The following are from one region of the Elusimicrobiota bacterium genome:
- a CDS encoding NAD-dependent epimerase/dehydratase family protein: MSFWDGKRVLVTGGGGFIGSHVVERLLRVHREVRVTVAGRMSKENNRNLSEVLRDPWLRVIKGDLRDSRFCRRACKGQDVVLNLAGVVGGVGYNSRHHASLFRDNMTLQLNVLEAARLEGVKRYLVVSTACVYPRDCRIPTPESEGFRDEPELTNRGYGWAKRMGEYAGRAYAEEFGMSIAIVRPYNAYGPRDHYDLDKSHVIAALVRRVCEGESPLKVWGDGKSTRAFLYVEDFARGLLEVAEKYPNADPVNIGSAKEITIRDLAKAILKAAGAEKTELIFDPSKPSGQPRRACDTTKSRKVLGFKAEIGLDEGLRRTIAWYRENLQ; encoded by the coding sequence GTGAGCTTCTGGGACGGGAAGAGGGTCCTCGTCACCGGCGGCGGCGGCTTCATCGGCAGCCACGTCGTGGAGCGTCTGCTCCGGGTCCACCGCGAGGTCCGCGTCACCGTCGCCGGACGCATGAGCAAGGAGAACAATCGCAACCTTTCCGAGGTCCTGCGGGACCCCTGGCTGCGCGTCATCAAGGGCGACCTGCGCGACTCCCGCTTTTGTCGCCGAGCCTGCAAGGGCCAGGACGTCGTGCTCAACCTCGCCGGCGTCGTCGGCGGCGTGGGCTACAACAGCAGGCACCACGCCAGCCTGTTCCGCGACAACATGACGCTCCAGTTGAACGTGCTCGAGGCGGCGCGGCTCGAGGGGGTCAAGCGCTACCTCGTCGTCAGCACGGCCTGCGTCTATCCGCGCGACTGCCGGATCCCGACGCCCGAGAGCGAGGGCTTCCGCGACGAGCCCGAGCTCACGAACCGCGGCTACGGCTGGGCCAAGCGGATGGGGGAATACGCCGGGCGCGCCTACGCCGAGGAATTCGGCATGAGCATCGCCATCGTCCGACCCTACAACGCCTACGGCCCGCGCGACCACTACGACCTCGATAAATCGCACGTCATCGCCGCTCTGGTGCGCCGCGTCTGCGAGGGGGAGAGCCCGCTCAAGGTCTGGGGCGACGGCAAGTCCACGCGCGCGTTCCTGTACGTCGAGGATTTCGCGCGGGGGCTGCTCGAGGTGGCCGAGAAATATCCGAACGCCGATCCCGTGAACATCGGCTCGGCCAAAGAGATCACGATCAGGGACCTGGCCAAGGCCATCTTGAAAGCGGCCGGGGCCGAGAAGACCGAGCTCATATTCGACCCCTCGAAGCCCTCCGGGCAGCCCCGAAGGGCCTGCGACACGACGAAGTCCCGCAAGGTGCTCGGCTTCAAGGCCGAGATCGGCCTGGACGAGGGCCTGCGCCGCACCATCGCCTGGTACCGGGAGAACCTGCAGTGA
- a CDS encoding glycosyltransferase family 2 protein, giving the protein MRGKRLLVLLTFNESEALPKLFDRLPLSAADEVMAVDGGSKDGTVEFLQSKGLKVVTQPRRGRGVAFRLALELTDAETICYYSPDGNEDPDDIPRIYEKIEAEGLDLVVASRMMKGAYNEEDVHWWRPRKWVNQLFTLAANLIWNRGPYVEDTINGFRAVRADSLRRCACDADGFPIEYQMSIRMMKLGMAIGEMPTHEYPRLGGQSTAESWPTGVAFVKTLLREMSMGRGVNAANAEKVELPING; this is encoded by the coding sequence GTGAGAGGCAAGCGGCTCCTGGTCCTGCTGACCTTCAACGAGTCCGAGGCCCTGCCCAAGCTCTTCGACCGCCTCCCGCTCTCCGCCGCCGACGAGGTCATGGCCGTCGACGGCGGCTCCAAGGACGGCACCGTCGAGTTCCTCCAGTCCAAGGGCCTGAAGGTCGTCACCCAGCCGCGCCGCGGCCGCGGCGTCGCCTTCCGCCTCGCCCTCGAGCTGACCGACGCGGAGACGATCTGCTACTACAGCCCCGACGGCAACGAGGACCCCGACGACATCCCGCGCATCTATGAGAAAATCGAGGCCGAAGGCCTCGATCTCGTCGTCGCCTCGCGCATGATGAAGGGCGCCTACAACGAGGAGGACGTCCACTGGTGGCGCCCGCGCAAGTGGGTCAACCAGCTCTTCACCTTGGCCGCCAACTTGATCTGGAACCGCGGCCCCTACGTCGAGGACACGATCAACGGCTTCCGCGCGGTCCGCGCGGACTCCCTGCGCCGCTGCGCCTGCGACGCCGACGGCTTTCCCATCGAATACCAGATGTCCATCCGCATGATGAAGCTCGGGATGGCGATCGGGGAGATGCCGACGCACGAGTATCCGCGCCTCGGCGGCCAGAGCACCGCCGAGTCCTGGCCCACCGGCGTGGCCTTCGTGAAGACCCTCCTACGCGAGATGTCGATGGGCCGCGGCGTCAACGCGGCGAACGCCGAAAAGGTAGAATTGCCGATCAATGGCTGA
- a CDS encoding O-antigen ligase family protein, with protein MADQRRDLRADAETYAHRAIITWLPLLYLLISSLFFLRTYDSAQVKISMMQMGGLGLLTMWLVRLAVAGRHALNREDLVCLSPFLAYLVWGVFSYLKAPYHMSSTDFFLRHMFYMIVSLITIYEFDEAAIGRLFKILIWTAWVAIGYGTLQFVDTAMFPPGVGKGIDPFVWRGAFSDRVFSTYGNPNFYGDFLVIMFPILVTQWFKTRRWSLIVLIAMLLLNLVKTGTKGAWLGFAMVCFIFGVIALVFFPEQSKPYRKRLLGLVGALVLGFVGYTAKDLSGRVVSINFRLFTWEATWEMIRTNPWTGTGIGSFPPIYPAFRRPAIFHIEGKHNTETDHAENEYLEQFFDNGIIGFGIFLWLVYSTLVVGFRSLGQLTTTAMLKDGRPPPRALDLIGVIVSFMGMLGHNCFDVSLRFVSSGVYLGLLSGLIVNLARGKALYELHAREAGAPALPGEGASSWATLSEMLIWPLRLAAAGGVVYLAFIKGWGTLRQAPFGGMFGEFAMLQGPLARVPGGGELLQWWIAWGVFAGCMLWLGWKMIRLCLLSENPVVPMLVLAMLAPLYQFWGYFKADIHHNVAIYFSKERQWEPAVGNYLIVNRLNPDFVMSKYFLGNVFNDRFNMTKAYLPNWGDTDNLPRDDYERAMYWYEEVRKLAPNYVQMHHQIGNLHLRRAEWATNNGRPQEAEKYLDMAMVRFKLYYQIDPVFAPNYYRMAQIHMIRKQFDLAVKAYQAYIDAERCSVDSSLLEKPFLRTTILSYQNYEQLEGKWTHRHVGAVNRMRESAEAYTSMANALFMDNRFPEAEQAYRVALSYDTNFDMAKKNLEVTYRRAQAEGRLKQAQVAPGTKIVPGQPVPTGWIVVPKK; from the coding sequence ATGGCTGACCAACGCCGCGACCTGCGCGCCGACGCGGAGACCTACGCCCATCGGGCGATCATCACCTGGCTGCCGCTCCTCTACCTGCTGATCTCCTCCCTGTTCTTCCTGCGCACGTACGACTCCGCGCAGGTGAAGATCTCGATGATGCAGATGGGCGGCCTCGGCCTGCTGACGATGTGGCTGGTGCGCCTGGCCGTTGCCGGCCGCCACGCCCTCAACCGGGAGGACCTGGTCTGCCTGTCGCCGTTCCTCGCCTACCTCGTCTGGGGCGTGTTCTCCTACTTGAAGGCGCCGTACCACATGTCGAGCACGGACTTCTTCCTGCGCCACATGTTCTACATGATCGTCTCGCTGATCACGATCTATGAGTTCGACGAGGCCGCCATCGGCCGCCTCTTCAAGATACTGATCTGGACCGCCTGGGTCGCGATCGGCTACGGGACTTTGCAGTTCGTGGACACCGCGATGTTCCCGCCCGGCGTGGGCAAGGGCATCGATCCGTTCGTCTGGCGCGGCGCGTTCAGCGACCGCGTGTTCTCGACCTACGGCAACCCGAACTTCTACGGCGATTTCCTTGTCATCATGTTCCCGATCCTCGTCACGCAGTGGTTCAAGACGCGCAGATGGAGCCTGATCGTCCTGATCGCGATGCTGCTGCTCAATCTCGTCAAGACGGGCACCAAGGGCGCGTGGCTCGGCTTCGCGATGGTCTGCTTCATCTTCGGCGTGATCGCCCTCGTGTTCTTCCCCGAGCAGAGCAAGCCCTACCGCAAGCGCCTGCTGGGCCTCGTCGGCGCCCTGGTGCTGGGCTTCGTGGGCTACACGGCCAAGGACCTCAGCGGCCGCGTCGTCTCGATCAACTTCCGCCTCTTCACCTGGGAGGCGACCTGGGAGATGATCCGCACCAACCCGTGGACGGGCACGGGCATCGGCTCCTTCCCGCCGATCTACCCCGCCTTCCGCCGCCCCGCGATCTTCCACATCGAGGGCAAGCACAACACCGAGACCGACCACGCCGAGAACGAGTACCTGGAGCAGTTCTTCGACAACGGGATCATAGGCTTCGGCATCTTCCTCTGGCTCGTCTACAGCACCCTCGTCGTCGGCTTCCGCTCGCTGGGGCAGTTGACCACCACGGCCATGCTCAAGGACGGCCGCCCGCCGCCCCGGGCGCTGGACCTGATCGGCGTGATCGTCTCGTTCATGGGCATGCTCGGGCACAATTGCTTCGACGTCAGCCTGCGCTTCGTGTCCTCGGGCGTCTACCTGGGCCTGCTGTCGGGCCTCATCGTCAACCTCGCGCGCGGCAAGGCCCTCTACGAGCTCCACGCGCGGGAAGCCGGCGCTCCCGCCCTCCCCGGCGAGGGGGCTTCCTCTTGGGCCACGCTGTCCGAGATGCTGATCTGGCCGCTGCGCCTCGCCGCGGCCGGCGGCGTGGTCTATCTCGCCTTCATCAAGGGCTGGGGCACGCTGCGTCAGGCCCCGTTCGGCGGCATGTTCGGGGAGTTCGCCATGCTCCAGGGCCCGCTCGCGCGCGTCCCCGGCGGCGGCGAGCTGCTGCAGTGGTGGATCGCCTGGGGCGTCTTCGCCGGCTGCATGCTCTGGCTCGGCTGGAAGATGATCCGCCTGTGCCTGCTCTCGGAGAATCCCGTCGTGCCGATGCTCGTGCTCGCGATGCTCGCGCCGCTGTATCAGTTCTGGGGCTACTTCAAGGCCGACATCCACCACAACGTGGCCATCTACTTCTCCAAGGAACGCCAGTGGGAGCCCGCCGTCGGCAACTACCTGATCGTCAACAGGCTCAACCCCGATTTCGTGATGTCGAAGTACTTCCTCGGCAACGTCTTCAACGACCGCTTCAACATGACGAAGGCCTATCTCCCCAACTGGGGCGACACCGACAACCTCCCGCGCGACGACTACGAGCGCGCGATGTACTGGTACGAGGAGGTCCGCAAGCTCGCCCCGAACTACGTCCAGATGCACCACCAGATCGGCAACCTGCATCTGCGCCGCGCCGAGTGGGCGACCAACAACGGCCGCCCCCAGGAAGCCGAGAAGTACCTGGACATGGCGATGGTCCGCTTCAAGCTCTACTACCAGATCGACCCGGTCTTCGCGCCGAACTACTACCGCATGGCGCAGATTCATATGATCCGCAAGCAGTTCGACCTCGCGGTGAAGGCCTACCAGGCCTACATCGACGCGGAGCGCTGCTCCGTGGACTCCTCTTTGCTCGAGAAGCCCTTCCTGCGCACCACCATCCTCTCCTACCAGAACTACGAGCAGCTCGAGGGCAAGTGGACGCACCGCCACGTCGGCGCGGTCAACCGCATGCGCGAGTCGGCCGAGGCCTACACGAGCATGGCGAACGCCCTGTTCATGGACAACCGCTTCCCCGAGGCCGAGCAGGCCTACCGCGTCGCGCTGTCCTACGACACGAACTTCGACATGGCCAAGAAGAACCTCGAGGTCACCTACCGGCGCGCGCAGGCCGAGGGGCGGCTGAAGCAGGCCCAGGTGGCGCCCGGGACGAAGATCGTCCCCGGCCAGCCGGTCCCGACGGGCTGGATCGTCGTCCCGAAGAAGTAG
- a CDS encoding glycosyltransferase: MSEPLFSIVLPTYNRAHMLPGALATVVGQTFGDYEVLIVDDGSVDETPEMIKQWTKDPRFKYTRVPKNIGNMACRNMALEMATGTWITNIDSDDFWTLDRLQKFADFFKARPKAGFVFSDGWLHRYDRLIGTAFPAGMKIEEGKVPGHYAVGEEFLPYLTTNLAIPRALYKKYGHYRSDMIILDNELYARMLADGVEVGVIYERLAIRRIHEGQVTHKWLEEYPEGMAALVAGGTPSDILEAEKRKIVREIASYLVKNLQPEKAREFMLKELGDEAKTMPVYRATMVPAPLLSLAKEARKAWLMARHNRALATAEERAVYALIDPLIDAENARLRAKKAA; this comes from the coding sequence GTGAGCGAGCCTCTTTTCTCCATCGTCCTGCCCACCTACAACCGGGCGCACATGCTGCCCGGGGCTCTGGCCACCGTGGTCGGCCAGACCTTCGGCGACTACGAGGTCCTGATCGTCGACGACGGGTCGGTCGACGAGACGCCGGAGATGATCAAGCAGTGGACGAAGGATCCGCGCTTCAAGTACACCCGCGTCCCCAAGAACATCGGCAACATGGCCTGCCGAAACATGGCGCTCGAGATGGCGACGGGGACGTGGATCACGAACATCGACTCCGATGACTTTTGGACTCTCGACCGGCTTCAGAAATTCGCCGACTTTTTTAAAGCTCGACCGAAGGCGGGGTTCGTCTTCTCCGACGGCTGGCTGCACCGGTACGACCGCCTGATCGGCACGGCTTTCCCTGCCGGGATGAAGATCGAAGAAGGAAAGGTCCCTGGCCACTACGCGGTCGGCGAGGAGTTCCTGCCCTACCTCACGACGAACCTGGCCATCCCGCGCGCGCTGTACAAGAAATACGGCCATTATCGCTCCGACATGATCATCCTCGACAACGAGCTCTACGCGCGCATGCTCGCCGACGGCGTCGAGGTGGGCGTGATCTACGAGCGCCTGGCCATACGCCGCATCCACGAGGGCCAGGTCACGCACAAGTGGCTCGAGGAGTACCCCGAGGGCATGGCCGCGCTCGTCGCCGGCGGCACCCCGTCCGACATACTCGAGGCCGAGAAGCGCAAGATCGTCCGCGAGATCGCCTCCTACCTGGTCAAGAACCTGCAGCCCGAGAAGGCCCGCGAGTTCATGCTCAAGGAGCTCGGCGACGAGGCCAAGACGATGCCCGTCTACCGGGCGACGATGGTCCCCGCGCCGCTGCTGTCGCTGGCGAAGGAGGCGCGCAAGGCCTGGCTGATGGCGCGCCACAACCGCGCGCTGGCGACCGCGGAGGAGCGCGCGGTGTACGCGCTGATCGACCCCCTGATCGACGCCGAGAACGCGCGCCTGCGCGCGAAGAAAGCCGCCTAA
- a CDS encoding glutathione peroxidase encodes MQADKTKGRVYEFEMNTIDGKPAKLSKYKGHPLLIVNTASLCGFTPQYSDLEALYEKYKGKGLRIAAFPANEFGAQEPGTDADIKSFCLTKFALSFDLYSKISVKGPSIHPLYKYLTTESGFNGDIPWNFSKFLVDKDGAVVARFGPDANPVGKEITAKIEALLA; translated from the coding sequence ATGCAAGCCGACAAGACCAAGGGCCGCGTCTACGAGTTCGAGATGAACACCATCGACGGCAAGCCGGCGAAGCTCTCGAAGTACAAGGGCCACCCGCTGCTCATCGTCAACACCGCGTCGCTGTGCGGCTTTACCCCTCAATACTCGGATCTCGAGGCGCTGTACGAGAAGTACAAGGGCAAGGGCCTGCGCATCGCCGCCTTTCCCGCCAACGAGTTCGGCGCCCAGGAGCCCGGCACCGACGCCGACATCAAGAGTTTCTGCCTGACCAAGTTCGCCCTCTCCTTCGACCTGTACTCGAAGATCTCCGTGAAGGGGCCGTCCATCCACCCGCTGTACAAGTACCTCACCACGGAAAGCGGCTTCAACGGCGACATCCCGTGGAACTTCTCCAAATTCCTCGTCGATAAGGACGGGGCGGTCGTCGCGCGCTTCGGCCCCGACGCCAACCCCGTCGGCAAGGAGATCACGGCCAAGATCGAGGCCCTCCTGGCGTGA
- a CDS encoding sulfite oxidase-like oxidoreductase, with amino-acid sequence MAVREKNRSTNRLPPGQVWSKGFPVLDLGVHPPFDEATWSFKVWGEVENPLTLSWKEFRALPRTNTVSDFHCVTTWSKMDARWGGVRMTDLLALVRPKPEAAFVIQHCAEEYTTNTSLLEASSPDAILADELDGAPLPLEHGGPMRMVIPTLYAWKSGKFLRGLEFSAVDKPGFWETRGYHNRADPWLEERHER; translated from the coding sequence ATGGCCGTCCGGGAGAAGAACCGGTCGACGAACCGGCTGCCGCCGGGGCAGGTCTGGAGCAAGGGGTTTCCCGTGCTCGACCTCGGGGTGCATCCGCCTTTCGACGAGGCGACCTGGAGCTTCAAGGTCTGGGGCGAGGTCGAGAACCCGCTGACCTTGAGTTGGAAGGAGTTCCGCGCGCTGCCCCGGACTAACACGGTCAGCGACTTCCACTGCGTCACCACGTGGTCGAAGATGGACGCCCGCTGGGGCGGCGTGCGGATGACCGACCTGCTCGCGCTCGTCCGCCCGAAACCCGAGGCCGCCTTCGTGATCCAGCACTGCGCCGAGGAGTACACCACCAACACCTCTTTGCTCGAGGCGTCCTCTCCCGACGCGATCCTCGCCGACGAGCTCGACGGCGCGCCGCTGCCGCTCGAGCACGGCGGGCCGATGCGCATGGTGATCCCGACCTTGTACGCGTGGAAGTCGGGGAAGTTCCTGCGCGGTCTCGAGTTCTCCGCCGTCGACAAGCCCGGCTTCTGGGAGACGCGCGGCTATCACAACCGCGCCGATCCGTGGCTTGAAGAGCGGCACGAAAGGTAG
- a CDS encoding HAD family hydrolase has protein sequence MKPRPKAVFIDRDGVLIRDADYLASTDGLSVFKGSPRALKLLREAGFKIVIVTNQSGVARGYFTEGAVRRIHAELRRRLAKAGARWDAIYYSPHGPDSGHSWRKPGTGMLLAAKKRFGLDLKGSVMIGDKTSDIECARRAGCASVLVLTGNGGKDKAYKVKPTAVRRDILSAARWIVEKNSTNLRA, from the coding sequence GTGAAGCCACGCCCCAAGGCCGTCTTCATCGACCGCGACGGCGTCCTCATCCGCGACGCGGACTATCTGGCCTCGACCGACGGCCTCTCCGTCTTCAAGGGCTCCCCCCGGGCGCTCAAGCTCCTGCGCGAGGCGGGCTTCAAGATCGTCATCGTCACCAACCAGTCCGGCGTGGCGCGCGGCTACTTCACTGAGGGGGCCGTGCGGAGGATCCACGCCGAGCTCCGCCGCCGCCTGGCCAAGGCCGGGGCGCGCTGGGACGCGATCTACTACTCGCCGCACGGCCCCGACAGCGGCCACTCGTGGCGCAAGCCCGGGACGGGCATGCTCCTGGCCGCCAAGAAACGGTTCGGGCTCGACCTGAAAGGCTCCGTCATGATCGGCGACAAGACCTCGGACATCGAGTGCGCCCGCCGGGCCGGCTGCGCCTCGGTCCTCGTCCTCACCGGCAACGGGGGCAAGGACAAGGCCTATAAGGTCAAGCCGACCGCGGTCCGCCGGGACATACTGTCCGCGGCCCGCTGGATCGTCGAAAAGAATTCAACGAATTTGCGAGCCTGA
- a CDS encoding polysaccharide deacetylase family protein: MKTAALSAALTLGLDRPLRWLRRKSAVVLMYHGFTDRPSDGIVNYQGNRLQQETFRRQLSFLKDNCSLVTLRQVAVSLSGGPALPDYAVALTIDDGYESVYTLGFPVLRAAGVPSTLFLATEFVDERVPLWPDRLEHAFAGAPGDAAARRERLKALQRRAKDLLPDAREALIAPVEAELGRKLVLDASAPENYRPVTWAQAKEMADSGLMEIGSHTHTHTIVTLHGEEAARAELERSKALVEKNVQRPCDLFCYPNGDFDDFSAASSLLLKETGYLCGLTTVAGFTTPSSDPYAIRRFGTDDRDSFEKFRMTFSLGRNLLQAARRRLS; this comes from the coding sequence ATGAAAACGGCCGCGCTCTCGGCCGCCTTGACGCTCGGCCTCGACCGACCCCTCCGTTGGCTCCGGCGCAAGAGCGCCGTGGTCCTGATGTATCACGGGTTCACCGACCGTCCCTCGGACGGGATCGTCAACTATCAGGGAAACCGCCTCCAGCAGGAGACCTTCCGCCGTCAGCTCTCCTTTCTCAAGGACAACTGCAGCCTAGTGACCTTGCGCCAGGTCGCGGTCTCCTTGTCCGGAGGGCCCGCCCTTCCCGACTACGCGGTCGCCCTGACCATCGACGACGGCTACGAGTCGGTCTACACATTGGGCTTCCCCGTCCTGCGCGCGGCCGGCGTCCCTTCGACCTTGTTCCTCGCCACCGAGTTCGTCGACGAGCGCGTCCCGCTGTGGCCCGACCGCCTCGAGCACGCCTTCGCGGGCGCCCCCGGAGACGCCGCCGCGCGCCGCGAGCGCCTCAAGGCCCTTCAGCGCCGAGCCAAGGACCTGCTGCCCGACGCACGCGAGGCCTTGATCGCCCCGGTCGAGGCCGAGCTCGGCCGCAAGCTGGTCCTCGACGCCTCGGCCCCGGAGAACTACCGCCCCGTGACCTGGGCGCAGGCCAAGGAGATGGCGGATTCCGGCCTGATGGAGATCGGCAGCCACACCCACACGCACACCATCGTCACGCTCCACGGCGAGGAGGCGGCGCGCGCCGAGTTGGAGCGGTCCAAGGCCCTCGTGGAGAAGAACGTCCAGCGCCCCTGCGACCTGTTCTGCTATCCCAACGGCGACTTCGACGACTTCAGCGCGGCCTCGTCGCTCCTGCTCAAGGAGACCGGCTACCTCTGCGGCCTCACCACCGTCGCCGGCTTCACGACCCCAAGCTCCGACCCCTACGCCATCCGCCGTTTCGGCACCGACGACCGCGACTCCTTCGAGAAGTTCCGCATGACCTTCAGCCTCGGCCGCAACCTCCTCCAAGCCGCCCGCCGCCGCCTCTCCTGA
- a CDS encoding GNAT family N-acetyltransferase, with translation MPEIRKASTIEGSVMSRFYGDAFPERAALLSEHWRWLYRLGRFPGIEPLVLVDEERVVGHAGVIPLTISRLGREAAAMWFVDFSLLPAYQGQGHGKALTEAWMAMCPDRVTFCNERSIQVFRKFGWKERSDACVLTQPLELSVPLGRFGALGSAAGRLLNPAWLAWLRARSSGAPALETKPLPLDAGGLAERLDDPSAPGARIVRDAEWFKWRLLENPRRDEHVLASAGGVDAVFRLFTSRGRRRAHLLHVGPGPAPARAAMTAAFARWALDQKADDAWAATSDPDLLAACAPFFKRRRPLRFAWHSDDAAVSAALAGPLPTQGIDSDHDLMFP, from the coding sequence ATGCCCGAGATCCGGAAGGCGTCGACCATAGAGGGCTCCGTGATGAGCCGCTTCTACGGCGACGCCTTCCCGGAGCGGGCCGCCCTCCTCTCCGAGCATTGGCGCTGGCTGTACCGGCTCGGGCGCTTCCCGGGCATCGAGCCTCTCGTCCTCGTCGACGAGGAGCGCGTCGTCGGCCACGCCGGCGTCATCCCGCTCACCATCTCGCGCCTGGGACGCGAGGCCGCCGCGATGTGGTTCGTCGACTTCTCCCTCCTGCCGGCATACCAGGGCCAAGGCCACGGCAAGGCGCTGACCGAGGCCTGGATGGCGATGTGCCCCGACCGGGTGACCTTCTGCAACGAGCGCTCGATCCAGGTCTTCCGCAAGTTCGGCTGGAAGGAGCGCTCCGACGCGTGCGTCCTGACCCAGCCGCTCGAGCTCTCCGTGCCGCTGGGGCGCTTCGGCGCCCTCGGCAGCGCGGCGGGCCGGCTCCTCAACCCCGCCTGGCTCGCCTGGCTGCGCGCGCGCTCCTCCGGCGCGCCCGCGCTCGAGACGAAGCCGCTGCCGCTCGACGCGGGCGGCCTCGCGGAGCGGCTCGACGATCCCTCCGCCCCCGGCGCGCGCATCGTGCGCGACGCGGAGTGGTTCAAGTGGCGCCTGCTCGAGAATCCCCGGCGCGACGAGCACGTCCTCGCCTCGGCGGGCGGCGTCGACGCCGTGTTCCGCCTCTTCACCAGCCGCGGCCGGCGCCGCGCGCACCTGCTCCACGTCGGCCCCGGGCCCGCGCCCGCCCGCGCCGCCATGACCGCGGCCTTCGCGCGCTGGGCCCTCGACCAGAAGGCCGACGACGCCTGGGCCGCGACGAGCGACCCCGACCTGCTCGCCGCCTGCGCCCCCTTCTTCAAGCGCCGCCGCCCCCTTCGCTTCGCCTGGCACAGCGACGACGCCGCGGTCTCCGCCGCGTTGGCCGGGCCCCTGCCCACGCAGGGCATCGACAGCGACCACGACCTCATGTTCCCATGA
- a CDS encoding POT family MFS transporter, with the protein MTTADAAAFPVPAAKTASFPPQIKYIVGNELCERFSYYGMRAILTVFMVSHLAMPKNEATAVYHYFVSACYFTPLLGAWLSDRYWGKYRTIMTLSIVYCLGHLVLALFETKTGIYFGLGLIALGSGGIKPCVSAHVGDQFTDKNKELVPKIFDVFYFAINFGSFFSTLLTPWVLVKYGPSWAFGIPGILMAVATVVFWAGRKQFVNVPPTGKTGKAGFVPIAWAALSGKRKEGGDFLSAAEGRYAPDEVEGARAAMGIFKVFATVSVFWALFDQHGSSWVLQAQQMNLDFLGIKFEAAQISALNPIMVMVLIPIFSKGVYPSIERAFGWTMTPLRRMSGGMVIAASSFAAAAMIQSAIDAGGVPSIGWQFIPYLLITVAEIMVSITGLEFAYTQAPRAMKSTIMSFWLLTVFAGNMLTAYVSEINKFQGAAFFWFFAVLMLGFSGVFIWSASRYKVREYLEDGSAPVGH; encoded by the coding sequence ATGACCACCGCCGACGCCGCCGCCTTCCCCGTCCCCGCCGCCAAGACCGCGTCGTTCCCGCCTCAGATCAAATACATCGTCGGCAACGAGCTGTGCGAGCGCTTCAGCTACTACGGGATGCGCGCCATCCTCACCGTGTTCATGGTCTCGCATCTCGCGATGCCCAAGAACGAGGCGACGGCGGTCTACCACTACTTCGTCTCGGCCTGTTACTTCACGCCGCTGCTCGGCGCGTGGCTCTCCGACCGCTACTGGGGGAAGTACCGGACGATCATGACGCTCTCCATCGTGTACTGCCTGGGCCACCTGGTGCTCGCGCTGTTCGAGACGAAGACCGGGATCTACTTCGGCCTGGGCCTGATCGCGCTCGGCTCCGGCGGCATCAAGCCGTGTGTTTCAGCCCACGTAGGCGACCAGTTCACCGACAAGAACAAGGAGCTCGTCCCGAAGATCTTCGACGTCTTTTATTTCGCGATCAACTTCGGCTCGTTCTTCTCGACTTTGCTGACGCCCTGGGTGCTCGTCAAGTACGGCCCCTCCTGGGCGTTCGGCATCCCCGGCATCCTGATGGCGGTCGCGACCGTCGTGTTCTGGGCGGGGCGCAAGCAGTTCGTCAACGTCCCCCCGACGGGCAAGACCGGCAAGGCCGGCTTCGTTCCGATCGCGTGGGCCGCGCTGTCCGGCAAGCGCAAGGAGGGCGGCGACTTCCTCAGCGCCGCCGAGGGCCGCTACGCCCCCGACGAGGTCGAGGGCGCGCGCGCGGCGATGGGCATCTTCAAGGTGTTCGCGACGGTCTCCGTGTTCTGGGCGCTGTTCGACCAGCACGGCTCGTCGTGGGTGCTCCAGGCCCAGCAGATGAACCTGGACTTCCTCGGGATCAAGTTCGAGGCCGCGCAGATCTCGGCCCTGAACCCGATCATGGTCATGGTGCTGATCCCGATCTTCTCGAAGGGCGTCTACCCTTCGATCGAGAGGGCCTTCGGATGGACGATGACGCCCCTGCGGCGCATGTCGGGCGGCATGGTCATCGCGGCGAGCTCGTTCGCCGCGGCGGCCATGATCCAGTCGGCGATCGACGCGGGCGGGGTGCCCTCCATCGGCTGGCAGTTCATCCCGTACCTCCTGATCACGGTCGCCGAGATCATGGTCTCGATCACCGGCCTCGAGTTCGCCTATACGCAGGCGCCGCGCGCGATGAAGAGCACTATCATGAGCTTCTGGCTCCTGACCGTGTTCGCCGGCAACATGCTGACCGCCTACGTCTCGGAGATCAACAAGTTCCAGGGCGCGGCGTTCTTCTGGTTCTTCGCGGTCCTGATGCTCGGCTTCTCGGGCGTCTTCATCTGGAGCGCGTCGCGCTACAAGGTCCGGGAATACCTCGAGGACGGCTCGGCTCCCGTCGGCCACTAG